Within the Clostridium scatologenes genome, the region TCAATGAAAATAGGAGTTGTTCTTGACTTAATAAGAGGAAAGAATGTAAATGAAGCTTTTGCTATATTAAAGTATACTCCAAAGGATGCAGCTGAAGTTGTTAATAAAGTTTTAAAATCAGCTGTTGCAAATGCAGAAAATAATTTAAGTTTGGATATAAATGATTTATATGTTGCAGAGGCATATGCATGTCAAGGACCAACATTAAAGAGATTTAGACCACATGCTCAAGGAAGAGCTTTCAGAATAAAGAAAAGAACTAGTCACGTAACACTAGTTGTTAAAGAAAGAGCTTAAGAAGGAGGGAAATAGATGGGACAGAAAGTACATCCACATGGTTTACGTGTTGGCGTAATTAAGGATTGGGATGCTAAATGGTATGCGAACAAGAAGAATTTCGCAGATAACCTAGTGGAAGATAATAAAATCAGAGAATTTGTAAAGGCTAAAACTGCTGCAGCTGGAGTTTCAAAAATTCAGATTGAAAGAGCAGCTAAGAGAGTTAAGTTAAACATATTTACTGCTAAGCCTGGTATGGTAATAGGAAAAGGCGGTACAGGAATAAATGCTTTAAAAGCTAGTCTTCAAAAAATAGTTACTGATAAAAATATTTTAATAAATATAGTTGAAGTTAAATCAGCAGAAGGCGATGCACAACTTATGGCTGAAAGCATAGCTCAACAACTTGAAAAGAGAATTTCTTTCAGAAGAGCAATGAAACAAACAATTCAAAGAGCAATGAAAACAGGTGTTAAGGGAGTTAAAACTTCATGTTCAGGAAGACTTGGCGGAGCTGAAATAGCAAGAACTGAGCAATATCATGAAGGTACAATTCCACTACAAACTTTAAGAGCTGATATAGACTAC harbors:
- the rplV gene encoding 50S ribosomal protein L22 codes for the protein MEAKAIVKYVRMSSMKIGVVLDLIRGKNVNEAFAILKYTPKDAAEVVNKVLKSAVANAENNLSLDINDLYVAEAYACQGPTLKRFRPHAQGRAFRIKKRTSHVTLVVKERA
- the rpsC gene encoding 30S ribosomal protein S3, with protein sequence MGQKVHPHGLRVGVIKDWDAKWYANKKNFADNLVEDNKIREFVKAKTAAAGVSKIQIERAAKRVKLNIFTAKPGMVIGKGGTGINALKASLQKIVTDKNILINIVEVKSAEGDAQLMAESIAQQLEKRISFRRAMKQTIQRAMKTGVKGVKTSCSGRLGGAEIARTEQYHEGTIPLQTLRADIDYGFAEADTTYGKIGVKVWVYRGEILPVKKVAQNQEEVNA